One Terriglobia bacterium DNA segment encodes these proteins:
- a CDS encoding DUF262 domain-containing protein, with protein sequence MPQREPIDPGKYYFSTLMNDIENGRVRLPPFQREFVWSPSKVIDLVDSIYKGYPIGSFFYWKASREYVTLFRDIRSLSLPPPSPDQELFFILDGQQRVTSIWATFKGTIINNNDYARICLDIDGAAKYENGDPEERRLIRVFDEIDPDNLRYVSLRDILCDNTRIYDDIRDQLPREKKDTVSLARERFRTYPFSVVRVFDLELEDAVDVFQRINQGGKRLTRFELVAANCWSEAFDLATSVRDFNKRIEERTDFGRVEPITFIQAMSLVAFGQCKTEHELKLTSGKVQELWPLVSKALGDAIDWMRDNYGVIRRAMIPYDAMLAVLACYFSEHGTNVPIEHKTWIDRWFWRSAFSERYAKSQTSQMANDTKGFRDLIGGKLDLPNYPLTVNKDEIRRMRMNRTSGAARNAILCLFAQAKPKHLVTGTDISLAKDHFSEIKDPNAHHIFPKNFLRKGLKRKVEEVHLLPNFCFLPADLNNKIKDRPPSEYFADFRDTNGESPIFETALRSHLIPCGPDSPIWDDDYDAFLQQRTELIWAEILKAVGEGDIYDSGAPVPRDLARLAVDEIEVKLRRVVHEILFCQLGADYWKSAVPGDVQNTVKERINERNRSKVITRIDDPLIRLQYADIMDYHKIIDKNWELFTDRFGSREDLKSHFLALKNYRNPLGHARDMDPIDQKRGEAAILWFRKTLAAPVSPGMT encoded by the coding sequence ATGCCGCAACGCGAGCCGATTGATCCTGGCAAGTACTACTTTTCTACACTTATGAATGATATCGAGAATGGCCGTGTTAGATTGCCGCCATTCCAACGAGAGTTCGTGTGGAGCCCCTCAAAGGTCATCGACCTTGTGGACAGCATATATAAGGGCTACCCGATTGGCAGTTTCTTCTATTGGAAAGCCAGCCGTGAATATGTAACCTTATTTCGTGACATTAGGAGCCTTTCACTCCCTCCACCATCCCCAGATCAGGAACTCTTCTTTATCCTAGATGGTCAGCAACGCGTGACTTCCATCTGGGCAACGTTCAAAGGTACGATCATCAATAATAATGACTATGCGCGTATCTGTCTCGACATCGACGGAGCGGCCAAATACGAAAACGGTGATCCCGAAGAGCGCCGGCTGATTCGAGTCTTTGACGAGATTGACCCAGACAATTTGAGATATGTTTCGCTCCGTGACATTTTGTGCGACAACACGCGAATCTATGATGACATTCGAGACCAGCTGCCCCGCGAAAAAAAGGACACAGTATCACTAGCTCGCGAGCGCTTTAGAACCTATCCCTTTTCTGTAGTCAGGGTCTTCGATTTGGAATTGGAGGATGCAGTCGATGTCTTCCAACGAATTAACCAGGGCGGAAAACGCCTTACGCGGTTCGAGCTTGTTGCCGCCAACTGTTGGTCCGAAGCATTCGATTTGGCTACCTCGGTCAGGGACTTCAATAAGCGCATCGAAGAACGTACTGACTTCGGAAGAGTAGAGCCGATCACGTTCATACAGGCGATGTCGCTTGTAGCCTTTGGCCAATGCAAGACAGAGCACGAGCTTAAGCTCACGAGCGGGAAGGTGCAGGAACTCTGGCCCCTCGTTTCGAAGGCGCTCGGTGACGCAATCGACTGGATGCGCGATAACTATGGGGTCATCAGACGGGCTATGATCCCTTACGATGCGATGTTGGCAGTTCTCGCTTGCTATTTTTCAGAGCACGGAACAAATGTCCCAATTGAACATAAGACATGGATCGATAGATGGTTTTGGCGGTCTGCGTTCTCAGAAAGATATGCGAAGTCTCAAACTTCACAGATGGCCAACGATACTAAGGGCTTCCGAGACCTCATTGGCGGCAAACTAGATCTGCCCAACTATCCGTTAACGGTCAATAAGGACGAAATCCGGAGGATGAGAATGAACCGCACTTCCGGAGCGGCCCGAAATGCGATTTTGTGCCTTTTCGCTCAAGCCAAGCCAAAACACCTTGTTACGGGGACAGACATATCTCTTGCCAAAGACCACTTCAGCGAAATTAAGGACCCGAATGCTCACCACATTTTTCCAAAGAATTTCCTCAGGAAGGGGCTTAAGCGCAAAGTCGAAGAGGTTCATCTCCTGCCAAACTTCTGTTTTCTGCCGGCGGACTTAAACAATAAGATCAAAGACCGACCGCCCTCTGAGTACTTTGCGGACTTCAGGGATACCAATGGCGAAAGCCCAATCTTCGAAACGGCATTACGTTCACACCTAATTCCGTGCGGTCCTGATTCACCTATCTGGGATGACGATTACGATGCGTTCCTCCAGCAAAGAACCGAACTGATTTGGGCTGAAATCCTGAAGGCTGTCGGCGAGGGAGATATTTATGACTCTGGCGCTCCAGTGCCTCGTGACCTGGCGCGTCTTGCTGTTGACGAAATCGAAGTCAAGCTCCGTCGAGTCGTGCACGAGATTCTCTTTTGTCAACTTGGAGCAGACTATTGGAAGAGCGCAGTGCCAGGCGATGTGCAAAACACTGTCAAGGAGCGAATTAACGAGCGTAATCGTTCCAAAGTAATCACTCGGATCGATGATCCTCTCATTCGTCTCCAGTATGCTGACATTATGGACTACCATAAAATCATCGATAAGAACTGGGAGCTGTTCACAGATCGATTCGGCAGCCGCGAGGACTTGAAATCCCACTTTCTGGCACTAAAGAATTATCGAAACCCTTTGGGCCATGCACGTGACATGGATCCTATTGACCAGAAGAGAGGAGAGGCCGCGATTCTTTGGTTCAGAAAAACCCTAGCGGCTCCTGTGTCTCCTGGTATGACATAA
- a CDS encoding metallophosphoesterase: MTPPFAARLNALSAVLGSNDCTFMVTILHISDPHAQSETMRRLEALAISQEHTDVIALTGDCASGMTTQVPATWNDWPQKLKLSVPGNHDRNETFNLLYQWTHKTPWVQQLGDLTFIGLNTSKDCLEIKEQLDGLDLSCKAAGSAVVILSHRWPDETDSRRLGGAIRKLASHHPVLVLHGHDHPEHFSGSLWDRTARLGELNFFRSKVCSSVSQKRAIANLITWDKIMGSDQANFSLQRRYLA, translated from the coding sequence TTGACGCCTCCATTTGCAGCACGCTTAAATGCCCTGTCGGCAGTGTTAGGTTCCAACGACTGCACATTTATGGTCACAATTCTCCATATATCAGACCCGCACGCACAAAGTGAGACGATGAGACGGCTCGAAGCGCTTGCCATTTCTCAGGAACACACAGACGTCATTGCTCTGACTGGTGATTGTGCGTCCGGTATGACAACCCAAGTACCCGCAACATGGAACGATTGGCCCCAGAAGTTGAAATTGTCAGTTCCAGGGAATCATGATCGCAATGAGACATTTAACCTGCTGTACCAGTGGACCCACAAGACACCGTGGGTCCAGCAACTTGGCGACTTGACATTTATTGGATTAAATACCTCGAAGGACTGCCTTGAAATCAAAGAGCAGTTGGATGGCTTAGATCTATCTTGTAAGGCGGCAGGATCAGCCGTCGTGATTCTTTCACATAGATGGCCCGACGAGACCGATTCCAGACGGCTTGGGGGTGCCATAAGGAAGCTAGCAAGTCATCACCCAGTCTTGGTCCTCCACGGTCACGATCATCCGGAACACTTTAGCGGCTCGCTATGGGATAGAACGGCTCGCCTTGGAGAGCTTAACTTCTTTCGTTCAAAGGTCTGCAGTTCAGTAAGCCAGAAGAGAGCGATCGCGAATCTCATCACTTGGGATAAAATAATGGGGTCGGACCAAGCTAACTTCTCTTTACAAAGAAGATACCTTGCATAA
- a CDS encoding type II toxin-antitoxin system RelE/ParE family toxin, whose protein sequence is MIRKTRPVSWIRAKKGDRHLFSSNIQISMRTGVCPLFSTALTIAAEGAKADIAKPMHGLGSGVFEIALPFHGDAFRVVYAVQLADEIWVVHAFQKKSTQA, encoded by the coding sequence ATGATTCGGAAAACACGGCCCGTTTCGTGGATCAGGGCTAAAAAAGGGGACAGACACCTCTTTTCAAGCAATATTCAAATTTCTATGAGAACAGGTGTCTGTCCCCTTTTTTCGACGGCCTTGACGATTGCTGCCGAAGGCGCAAAGGCCGACATTGCGAAGCCGATGCACGGCCTGGGCTCAGGCGTGTTCGAGATTGCACTGCCGTTCCACGGCGATGCGTTCCGCGTGGTCTACGCCGTGCAGCTCGCTGACGAAATCTGGGTGGTCCATGCGTTCCAGAAGAAATCGACGCAGGCCTGA